From the Desulfonispora thiosulfatigenes DSM 11270 genome, one window contains:
- the wecB gene encoding non-hydrolyzing UDP-N-acetylglucosamine 2-epimerase, whose protein sequence is MKKLKVMTVVGTRPEIIRLSAVINKLEESEAIEHVLVHTGQNYDYELNEVFFKDFNLKKPDYFLNAATGTAVETIGNILVKIDPILEEVKPDAFLVLGDTNSCLCAIAAKRRHIPIFHMEAGNRCFDQRVPEETNRKIVDHIADINLTYSDIAREYLLREGLPADRIIKTGSPMFEVLNSRKEDIEKSDVLERLGLEEGKYFVVSAHREENISSEQNFRDLVDSLNTIAEKYQMPLIVSTHPRTRKMIEVKGIEFNPLVKTMKPLGFNDYVKLQKYAKAVLSDSGTISEESSILGFRALNIRQAHERPEAMEEASVMMVGLKKERILQGLEVLETQEKDTLRLVADYSMPNVSDKVLRIILSYTDYVNRVVWGEKLGNQIQARGLHNE, encoded by the coding sequence ATGAAGAAATTAAAAGTGATGACAGTTGTAGGGACTAGACCGGAGATTATTAGACTGTCAGCTGTTATAAATAAATTAGAGGAATCAGAAGCAATTGAACATGTATTAGTTCATACAGGGCAGAATTATGATTATGAACTTAACGAGGTTTTTTTCAAGGATTTTAATTTAAAAAAACCAGATTATTTTCTGAACGCGGCAACGGGTACAGCGGTAGAGACAATCGGAAATATTCTAGTAAAGATTGATCCTATTCTTGAAGAAGTTAAGCCCGATGCCTTTCTTGTATTAGGTGATACAAATAGTTGTCTTTGTGCAATTGCGGCAAAGAGAAGACATATTCCGATTTTTCACATGGAAGCAGGCAATAGATGCTTTGATCAAAGAGTCCCAGAGGAAACAAATAGAAAAATTGTCGATCATATAGCAGATATTAACCTAACATATAGCGATATTGCAAGAGAGTATCTTTTAAGAGAAGGTTTACCTGCAGATAGGATTATTAAGACAGGAAGCCCTATGTTTGAAGTGCTTAATTCAAGAAAAGAAGATATTGAAAAATCAGATGTACTTGAAAGACTAGGGCTTGAAGAAGGTAAATATTTTGTCGTATCTGCACATCGAGAAGAGAATATAAGCTCAGAACAGAATTTTAGGGATTTAGTAGATAGCTTAAATACGATTGCTGAGAAATATCAGATGCCATTAATCGTAAGTACGCATCCAAGAACTAGAAAAATGATTGAAGTAAAAGGAATTGAGTTTAATCCACTAGTAAAAACTATGAAACCACTTGGATTTAACGATTATGTGAAACTGCAAAAGTATGCAAAGGCGGTATTAAGTGATAGTGGGACAATTAGTGAAGAATCATCCATTCTTGGATTTAGAGCACTAAATATTAGACAAGCCCACGAGAGACCTGAAGCGATGGAAGAAGCTTCAGTGATGATGGTGGGATTAAAGAAAGAAAGAATTCTTCAGGGATTAGAAGTGTTAGAGACTCAAGAGAAAGATACATTGAGATTGGTAGCGGATTATAGTATGCCTAATGTTTCAGATAAAGTGTTGAGGATTATTTTATCTTATACAGATTATGTAAATAGAGTGGTTTGGGGTGAAAAGTTAGGCAACCAAATTCAAGCAAGGGGTTTGCATAATGAGTAA
- a CDS encoding nucleotide sugar dehydrogenase, which produces MQIFKNLIHKRDKIAVIGLGYVGMPIAVAFAKKVDVIGFDLNEKKIELYKNGIDPTNEVGNEEIRKTMVEFTADELKIKEAKFHIVAVPTPINSDKTPDLSPVEGASRIVGRNLTKGSIVVYESTVYPGVTEDICVPILEKESGLTCGVDFKIGYSPERINPGDKVHRLENIIKIVSGMDEESLEEIAKVYELVIEVGVHRAGSIKVAEAAKVVENSQRDINIAFMNELAMVFDRMGINTKEVVEAMNTKWNALGFTPGLVGGHCIGVDPYYFVYEAEKLGYHSQIILSGRKINDGMGKFVADAIIKKLILANKVVRQAKVVILGLTFKENTPDTRNSKVVDIIDSLREYGIEPIIVDPEADADEAKHEYGIDLVDIKNVYNADCLVLAVAHDTFKKLSWNEIDALYGNFENKDKVLIDVKSILDRKEIEEKGYSYWRL; this is translated from the coding sequence ATGCAAATATTTAAAAATTTAATTCATAAAAGAGATAAAATAGCAGTCATTGGGCTTGGTTATGTAGGGATGCCGATAGCAGTTGCTTTTGCTAAAAAGGTGGATGTAATAGGGTTTGATTTAAATGAAAAGAAAATTGAATTATATAAAAACGGCATTGACCCAACTAATGAAGTTGGTAACGAGGAAATAAGGAAAACGATGGTAGAATTTACAGCAGATGAATTAAAGATTAAGGAAGCAAAGTTCCATATAGTTGCTGTACCCACACCAATCAATTCCGACAAAACACCTGATTTGTCTCCTGTAGAAGGTGCTAGTAGGATTGTAGGTCGAAACTTAACTAAAGGCTCTATTGTGGTATATGAGTCTACTGTCTATCCAGGTGTAACTGAAGATATATGTGTACCCATATTAGAAAAAGAATCAGGCCTAACGTGTGGAGTTGATTTCAAGATAGGCTATTCTCCAGAACGTATTAATCCAGGTGACAAGGTGCATAGACTTGAAAATATTATAAAAATAGTTTCGGGTATGGATGAGGAAAGCCTTGAAGAAATAGCCAAAGTGTACGAGCTAGTAATAGAAGTAGGTGTTCATAGAGCCGGATCAATAAAAGTAGCTGAAGCAGCAAAAGTGGTTGAAAATAGTCAACGTGATATAAATATAGCTTTTATGAATGAACTCGCAATGGTATTTGACCGAATGGGAATTAACACAAAAGAAGTTGTTGAGGCAATGAATACAAAGTGGAATGCGCTTGGTTTTACTCCTGGTCTTGTTGGTGGTCATTGTATAGGCGTGGACCCTTACTACTTTGTATATGAAGCAGAGAAGCTTGGTTATCACAGTCAGATTATTTTATCAGGACGAAAGATTAATGATGGTATGGGTAAGTTTGTGGCAGATGCAATAATAAAAAAACTTATCTTGGCAAACAAAGTAGTAAGACAAGCTAAAGTTGTTATTCTAGGTTTAACATTCAAAGAAAATACACCTGATACTAGAAATTCAAAAGTTGTAGACATTATTGATAGTCTTAGAGAATATGGAATAGAACCAATCATCGTTGATCCAGAAGCTGATGCTGATGAAGCTAAGCATGAGTATGGTATTGATTTAGTAGATATTAAAAACGTTTATAATGCTGATTGTCTGGTGTTGGCAGTGGCTCATGATACTTTTAAAAAATTGAGCTGGAATGAAATCGATGCTTTATACGGAAACTTTGAGAATAAAGATAAGGTATTAATAGATGTTAAGAGTATCTTAGATAGAAAAGAAATTGAAGAAAAAGGATATAGTTATTGGAGACTATAA
- a CDS encoding EpsG family protein, whose protein sequence is MRIYYLLLFYFIFIYSLKKIKIPLNRNTIIYLYAIPIFLIIALRDFSVGTDTFMYQIMFERSIFNLKHYGTEMLSLRKEPLFWLTAAIIQFVVGSDRVYFAIMALIMIFSLSIFIIRHSKFPMISFWLYVTLGYLGLSMSGLRQMLAISITFLGFKYLINGNWVKYIITILIAVMFHFSAIVMIPIYYLRKIHLNKKGKIGILFVSVILGFLVKDIILRLIFSFNVMSRYSVYESSVGNVQTNPLVVVVALGISTVSLILYQRNAGNLEDKFKNSFDILFIMSCLNIITLIISLDLAIVSRVGYYFSICNIILLPNAIATIRDKWVRLLMISGALMISLSQFLISTPGDFLRIDNYKFFW, encoded by the coding sequence ATGAGAATATATTATTTGCTATTATTTTATTTTATATTTATTTACTCATTAAAAAAAATAAAAATTCCACTTAACAGAAACACCATAATTTACCTATATGCAATACCTATCTTTTTAATTATTGCGCTGAGAGATTTTTCTGTAGGGACAGATACTTTTATGTATCAAATAATGTTTGAACGTTCTATATTTAATCTAAAGCATTATGGAACAGAGATGCTAAGTTTAAGAAAGGAGCCATTATTTTGGTTAACGGCAGCTATTATTCAATTCGTTGTAGGTTCTGATAGAGTGTATTTCGCTATTATGGCTTTAATTATGATTTTTTCACTATCAATTTTTATTATTAGGCATTCGAAATTTCCGATGATTAGCTTTTGGCTGTATGTTACCTTGGGATATTTGGGACTTTCTATGTCTGGGCTAAGACAAATGCTAGCCATATCTATAACTTTCTTAGGGTTTAAGTATCTTATAAATGGAAATTGGGTCAAGTATATTATAACTATATTAATAGCCGTAATGTTTCACTTCTCTGCTATAGTGATGATTCCAATTTATTATTTAAGAAAAATTCATTTGAATAAAAAGGGTAAAATAGGTATTTTGTTTGTTTCTGTAATTCTAGGATTTCTAGTGAAAGATATAATTCTCAGATTAATATTTTCATTTAATGTGATGTCAAGATATAGTGTTTATGAAAGTAGTGTAGGCAATGTGCAAACTAATCCATTAGTTGTAGTTGTAGCTCTAGGAATATCTACGGTTAGTTTAATTTTATATCAAAGAAATGCTGGCAACTTAGAGGATAAGTTTAAGAATTCTTTCGATATATTATTTATTATGTCATGTCTCAATATTATAACATTAATTATCTCTCTAGACTTAGCGATTGTTAGCAGGGTGGGGTATTATTTTTCAATATGCAATATAATTCTTCTTCCAAATGCGATAGCAACGATTAGAGATAAATGGGTGAGATTACTTATGATTTCAGGTGCATTAATGATTTCTCTCTCTCAATTTTTAATATCTACACCGGGTGATTTCCTAAGGATAGATAACTACAAGTTTTTCTGGTAA
- a CDS encoding glycosyltransferase family 4 protein — MSKIMVIHHSGDIGGAGVSLFNTIRAIEQLADVVVYCPEDPSKFKDFLISKGIKTKTYNFPLGSVYNFSGGPSICNPTFTKKIIDIFKYKNIWKEIIREESPDLVLVNSKILAWFSIITKKLGIKSICYVRETKKKNPLNIFNYLTKYFLNKFDKVIFISKYDEKVEGIDKEKSVVIPNFVDFDNYKSKKNNDETLEKFNIPNGRFNILFVGGMAKLKGVDIAIKSIAFLKEHEINLIIVGNPQFAYISSTNIYFTFYNSLKRRYERSIEKTILKNGIEDKIFKIGIQHEMVEIYKISDVLIFPATKPHQARPAFEAGSQGKPVIMPDFENTVEYVKDNVNGLIFKKRDARSLANAIKKLIDNPGLAHELGRKNYELTLQNHTREKSETMLRKVVIDMLTVDLK, encoded by the coding sequence ATGAGTAAAATAATGGTTATTCATCATTCTGGTGATATAGGAGGAGCGGGAGTAAGCTTATTTAATACAATACGTGCAATTGAACAATTAGCTGATGTAGTTGTATATTGTCCTGAAGATCCTTCAAAGTTTAAGGATTTTTTAATTTCAAAAGGGATAAAAACCAAAACATATAATTTTCCCTTAGGTTCAGTATATAACTTTAGTGGTGGTCCATCTATCTGCAATCCTACATTCACTAAAAAAATAATTGACATATTTAAGTATAAAAATATTTGGAAAGAAATAATCAGAGAAGAGAGTCCGGATTTAGTTTTAGTTAATTCAAAGATTTTAGCTTGGTTTTCAATCATCACTAAAAAATTGGGAATTAAAAGTATATGTTATGTTAGGGAAACGAAAAAGAAAAACCCACTTAACATTTTTAATTATCTCACTAAATACTTTTTGAATAAGTTCGACAAAGTAATTTTCATTTCTAAATATGATGAAAAGGTAGAAGGTATAGATAAAGAAAAGAGTGTAGTTATTCCTAATTTTGTGGATTTTGATAATTATAAAAGCAAGAAAAACAATGATGAGACTTTAGAAAAGTTCAACATACCAAATGGAAGATTTAATATACTATTTGTGGGGGGGATGGCAAAGTTAAAAGGGGTTGATATTGCGATTAAGTCTATAGCATTCTTAAAAGAACACGAGATCAACTTAATTATTGTTGGTAACCCTCAATTTGCATATATTTCGTCAACAAATATTTATTTTACTTTCTATAATTCCCTAAAAAGGCGATATGAACGTAGCATTGAGAAAACCATTTTAAAGAACGGTATAGAAGACAAAATTTTCAAAATTGGCATACAGCATGAAATGGTTGAGATATATAAAATCTCTGATGTCTTAATTTTTCCAGCAACCAAGCCACATCAAGCTCGTCCTGCATTTGAAGCAGGATCACAAGGAAAACCTGTTATAATGCCAGATTTTGAAAATACAGTAGAGTATGTTAAGGATAATGTGAATGGTCTGATATTTAAAAAAAGAGACGCTAGAAGTTTGGCTAACGCAATTAAAAAGTTGATTGACAATCCAGGGCTTGCTCATGAATTAGGTAGAAAAAATTATGAATTAACTTTACAAAATCATACAAGAGAAAAATCTGAAACTATGTTAAGGAAAGTCGTAATTGATATGCTAACGGTAGATTTAAAATAG
- a CDS encoding glycosyltransferase family 4 protein, which yields MKIGFVSTWFERGAAYVTKSYIDVLKNKHDVYVYARGGEENAKNDPKWNLSYVTWGLNLLGTTINKNHFFNWVKESRLEIIFFNEQRDYKILALLKKEFPNIKIGSYIDYYKENEIENFWIYDFLICNTKRHFSVFNEHPQCYYVPWGTNIDLFKPSFEHDGQELIFFHSVGMSLRKGTDILLKVFIEKELYKYSKLIIHSQLDFEKHFGYSCHQLKDFNIELVEKTVGAPGLYSVGDVYVYPTTLDGLGLTIYEALSCGLPVITTDNAPMNEIVNSEIGFLVEVEKYYSRSDGYYWPLSICRFDSLYEGMKYFINNSKTLKSLKENARLFAELNLDWNKNSQTVNEIFEKTEIITNQSEADRILKMHRKEIVLKTRETIYSLIPDRLVNLLRMSKL from the coding sequence ATGAAGATTGGATTTGTAAGTACTTGGTTTGAGAGAGGCGCAGCTTATGTTACTAAGTCATATATAGATGTGCTAAAGAATAAACATGATGTCTATGTATACGCTCGAGGCGGAGAAGAGAATGCTAAAAATGATCCAAAATGGAATTTAAGTTATGTTACCTGGGGATTAAATTTATTAGGAACAACAATAAACAAAAATCATTTTTTTAATTGGGTTAAAGAAAGTAGACTTGAAATTATTTTTTTTAATGAGCAAAGAGATTATAAGATATTAGCTTTACTAAAAAAAGAATTTCCAAATATTAAAATTGGATCATATATTGATTATTATAAAGAAAATGAAATTGAGAACTTTTGGATTTATGATTTTCTAATATGTAATACTAAAAGACATTTTTCTGTTTTTAATGAGCATCCTCAATGTTATTATGTCCCGTGGGGCACTAATATTGATTTGTTTAAACCAAGCTTTGAACACGATGGCCAGGAATTAATTTTCTTTCATTCGGTAGGAATGTCTCTAAGAAAAGGTACTGATATACTGCTCAAAGTTTTTATTGAAAAAGAACTATATAAATACTCTAAGTTGATAATTCATAGTCAGTTAGATTTTGAAAAACACTTTGGTTATTCATGTCATCAATTGAAGGATTTCAATATTGAACTCGTTGAAAAGACAGTGGGTGCACCAGGATTATATAGTGTAGGGGATGTGTATGTATATCCTACAACACTTGATGGACTAGGTTTAACAATTTATGAAGCATTGTCATGCGGTCTTCCAGTAATTACAACGGATAATGCGCCTATGAATGAAATTGTCAATTCTGAGATTGGTTTTTTGGTTGAAGTCGAAAAATATTACTCGAGAAGTGATGGATATTATTGGCCACTATCAATATGTAGATTTGATTCCTTATATGAGGGGATGAAGTACTTTATTAATAATTCTAAGACTTTAAAATCGCTAAAGGAAAATGCGCGACTCTTTGCTGAGTTAAATCTTGATTGGAACAAAAACAGTCAAACTGTTAATGAGATATTCGAAAAAACAGAAATCATAACTAATCAATCTGAAGCAGATAGAATCCTAAAAATGCACAGAAAAGAAATCGTATTAAAAACAAGAGAAACTATCTATAGCTTAATTCCAGATAGATTAGTAAACTTATTGAGGATGTCTAAATTATAA
- a CDS encoding nucleoside-diphosphate sugar epimerase/dehydratase yields the protein MYKFLNTKTLLITGGTGSFGNAVMERFLNTNVKEIRIFSRDEKKQDDMRKLYKNDKLKFYIGDVRDLASVKNAMNGVDYIFHAAALKQVPSCEFFPLEAVKTNVLGTDNVLTAAIECGVKKVICLSTDKAAYPINAMGISKAMMEKVIVAKARTVDPEKTLICCTRYGNVMASRGSVIPLFIDQIKNGQPLTVTDPNMTRFLMSLEEAVELVVFAFENAEAGDIMVQKSPASTVGDLAQAMLELFKGNNEIKIIGTRHGEKLYETLLTKEEHVVAHDMGGFYRVPADKRDLNYDKYFVEGDQKLSSEEEYNSHNTERLNIEQIKEKLLQLDYVREQLESWNK from the coding sequence ATGTATAAATTTTTAAATACTAAGACGCTTTTAATCACAGGCGGCACAGGATCTTTTGGAAATGCTGTGATGGAAAGATTTTTAAATACAAACGTTAAAGAAATTCGTATTTTTTCGCGTGATGAAAAAAAACAAGATGATATGAGAAAGCTATATAAGAATGATAAATTAAAGTTTTATATTGGAGACGTAAGAGATTTAGCAAGTGTAAAGAATGCTATGAATGGCGTTGATTATATATTTCATGCTGCAGCCTTAAAACAAGTACCTTCATGTGAGTTTTTCCCTCTAGAAGCAGTAAAAACCAATGTATTAGGTACAGACAATGTACTTACTGCTGCGATAGAATGCGGAGTAAAAAAGGTTATTTGTCTTTCCACGGATAAAGCTGCTTACCCAATTAATGCTATGGGAATCTCAAAAGCAATGATGGAAAAGGTAATTGTGGCCAAAGCAAGAACAGTAGATCCAGAAAAAACCTTAATTTGTTGTACTCGTTATGGAAATGTAATGGCCTCTAGAGGATCTGTTATTCCTTTATTTATTGACCAAATAAAAAATGGACAACCTTTAACAGTTACAGATCCTAACATGACAAGGTTTTTAATGAGCCTTGAGGAAGCTGTGGAACTTGTAGTATTTGCCTTTGAAAACGCTGAAGCAGGAGATATCATGGTGCAAAAATCACCAGCCTCCACAGTAGGAGATTTAGCACAGGCTATGCTAGAACTATTTAAGGGTAATAATGAGATTAAAATTATTGGAACTCGTCATGGTGAAAAGCTATATGAAACACTTCTTACAAAAGAAGAACATGTAGTAGCTCATGATATGGGTGGATTTTATAGAGTTCCTGCGGATAAAAGAGACCTTAACTATGATAAATATTTCGTAGAAGGTGATCAAAAGTTATCATCAGAAGAAGAGTACAATTCACACAATACTGAAAGGCTTAATATAGAGCAAATTAAAGAAAAATTATTACAACTTGACTATGTAAGAGAACAGCTTGAAAGTTGGAATAAATAA
- a CDS encoding oligosaccharide flippase family protein gives MSTEINNKNQSSRQIKYGALMSYTAVFVNIIAGMLFTPWMIRQIGQADYGLYALALSVIMFFTIDFGLGESVSRFLSKYNAENQVEKKRDFLGVTFKLYIVIDMIIFIALLTVFLLADTIYSELTPEELEKFKIVFIIAAFYALGSFPFQPLNGILISHERFVFLKAMDLFHRLLTVITMIVVLLLGFRLYGLVIVNALTGFIAIILKIHYIFRKNKMLEINFSAWDKRLLKELFSFSIWIAIIVFSQRFIFTITPSVLGAFSGTAEIAVFSIASTMEGYVWMIASALNGLFLPKVTSLLLNKNAYEEVEALMIKVGRIQLIIVGLLYAGFLTLGKDFVELWLGNNFSSAYIITLLLITPSLVVLTQQIANTALVAKNLVKYHCFGVVIMSMTSIVLSIVLSPKLGATGAGIGIFIGTILGGVVVMNLVYSRVLRINLAVFFRECHLKLFMPIVLTILIGFLVQLYFPLGGWVGFLIKVTIVSISYSILIWKLGLNNFEKGLFLGMANNIANSIYKNR, from the coding sequence ATGAGCACTGAGATAAACAATAAAAATCAGTCATCGCGGCAAATAAAGTACGGTGCCTTAATGTCATATACAGCTGTATTCGTAAATATTATTGCAGGTATGCTGTTTACACCTTGGATGATCAGGCAAATAGGACAAGCTGATTATGGGCTATATGCATTAGCGCTATCAGTAATTATGTTTTTCACTATAGATTTTGGTTTAGGAGAGTCAGTATCACGATTCTTATCCAAATACAATGCAGAAAATCAAGTTGAGAAAAAAAGGGATTTCTTAGGTGTAACATTTAAGCTGTATATAGTAATTGATATGATTATATTTATCGCCTTATTAACGGTTTTTTTGTTGGCAGATACAATTTATTCAGAGTTAACTCCTGAGGAACTGGAAAAGTTTAAAATAGTTTTTATTATAGCTGCTTTCTATGCCCTAGGATCATTTCCATTTCAGCCTTTAAATGGTATCCTTATTTCTCACGAGAGGTTTGTGTTTTTAAAAGCAATGGATTTATTTCATCGGTTATTAACAGTAATAACAATGATTGTAGTTTTGCTATTGGGTTTTCGTTTATACGGATTAGTAATTGTTAATGCGCTTACCGGATTTATAGCTATAATCCTCAAAATACATTATATATTTAGAAAAAATAAAATGTTGGAAATAAATTTTAGTGCTTGGGACAAAAGATTATTAAAGGAGCTTTTTTCTTTTTCAATATGGATAGCTATTATTGTTTTTTCTCAAAGGTTTATATTCACCATTACACCTTCTGTACTAGGCGCCTTTTCAGGAACTGCTGAGATTGCAGTATTTTCTATTGCATCAACTATGGAGGGCTATGTTTGGATGATAGCTTCAGCATTAAATGGATTGTTCCTACCAAAGGTTACAAGTTTACTATTAAATAAAAATGCTTATGAAGAAGTAGAAGCTCTTATGATTAAAGTTGGGAGAATTCAACTGATAATAGTTGGATTATTATATGCAGGGTTTCTAACTCTAGGTAAAGACTTTGTTGAATTATGGCTTGGGAATAATTTTTCCAGTGCATACATTATAACATTATTATTAATAACACCATCACTTGTAGTATTAACACAACAGATTGCAAATACAGCACTTGTAGCTAAAAACTTAGTTAAATATCATTGTTTTGGTGTGGTAATTATGAGCATGACTAGTATAGTACTTTCAATAGTTCTTTCACCAAAACTTGGAGCGACTGGAGCAGGAATAGGTATTTTTATTGGTACCATTCTAGGTGGGGTAGTGGTGATGAATTTAGTATATTCAAGAGTTTTAAGGATAAATCTAGCTGTATTCTTTCGAGAGTGCCATCTAAAATTATTCATGCCAATAGTTTTAACGATACTAATTGGGTTTTTGGTTCAACTATACTTTCCTTTAGGTGGGTGGGTTGGATTTTTGATTAAAGTGACCATAGTTAGTATATCGTACTCAATATTAATCTGGAAATTAGGGCTGAATAATTTTGAAAAAGGTTTATTTTTAGGAATGGCTAATAATATTGCAAACAGTATTTATAAAAATCGTTAA
- a CDS encoding capsular polysaccharide biosynthesis protein CapF — MKILVTGAKGFIGKNLIAELKNRKYDDIFECTRDTSQVELEGYCKEADFVFHLAGVNRPKEQSEFMEGNFGFTSVLLDMLKKYNNTCPVMISSSIQAEFDNPYGESKKAGEDLLLKYSEETGTKVLIYRYPNVFGKWCKPNYNSAVATFCHNIAHDLPIKVNDPSVVMNLVYIDNVVEELINALEGRENRIDQFCEVQVVHTITLGEIVDLIYSFKKSREERSIPKMSDEFTKKLYSTYLSYLPEDKFSYDLKMNIDNRGSFTEFIKTPDRGQVSVNISKPGITKGNHWHHTKNEKFLVVSGKGVIRFRKIDSEDIIEYFVSDEKMEVVDIPTGYTHNIENLGDSDMVTIMWANESFDPKKPDTYFLEA; from the coding sequence ATGAAGATATTAGTTACAGGAGCCAAAGGTTTTATTGGTAAAAACCTGATAGCTGAACTTAAAAATAGAAAATACGATGATATCTTTGAATGTACCCGAGATACAAGTCAAGTGGAGTTAGAAGGGTATTGCAAAGAAGCAGACTTTGTTTTTCATCTGGCAGGGGTGAATCGTCCTAAAGAACAATCAGAGTTCATGGAAGGAAACTTTGGCTTCACTTCTGTCTTACTTGATATGCTCAAAAAGTATAACAATACCTGCCCAGTGATGATTTCATCTTCAATCCAAGCTGAGTTTGATAACCCTTATGGTGAGAGTAAAAAGGCAGGGGAAGATTTATTATTAAAGTACAGTGAGGAAACTGGTACAAAAGTATTAATTTATCGCTATCCTAATGTATTTGGTAAATGGTGTAAGCCTAATTATAATAGTGCCGTGGCAACATTTTGCCACAATATAGCGCATGATTTACCGATAAAAGTGAATGATCCAAGTGTAGTGATGAATCTTGTTTATATAGATAATGTAGTAGAGGAATTAATTAATGCCCTTGAAGGTAGAGAAAATAGGATTGATCAATTTTGCGAAGTGCAGGTAGTACACACTATAACTTTAGGCGAAATCGTTGATTTAATCTATTCCTTTAAAAAGAGTAGAGAAGAACGCTCAATTCCGAAAATGTCAGATGAATTTACCAAAAAGCTTTATAGCACATACCTAAGCTATTTACCAGAGGATAAATTTAGTTATGATCTTAAAATGAATATTGATAATAGAGGATCTTTTACCGAGTTCATTAAGACTCCAGATAGAGGACAAGTTTCAGTTAATATATCTAAACCAGGTATCACAAAAGGAAATCACTGGCACCATACGAAGAATGAAAAATTTCTTGTGGTAAGTGGTAAAGGAGTTATTCGGTTTAGAAAAATCGATTCCGAGGATATTATAGAGTACTTTGTAAGCGATGAAAAGATGGAAGTTGTGGACATTCCAACAGGTTACACACATAATATTGAAAATCTTGGAGATTCCGATATGGTGACGATAATGTGGGCTAATGAATCCTTTGATCCTAAGAAGCCGGATACTTACTTTTTGGAGGCATAG
- a CDS encoding acyltransferase, which translates to MNNSFYSKEELIGLGFCEIGSNVLISKKASIYNASKISIGNNVRIDDFCILSGTISIGNFIHIAAYSALYGGECGIEINDYSNISSKNSIYAISDDYSGMSMTNPMIPDKYKKIYGEKVVFEKHVIIGSSCVVLPGVVLGEGSSFGAMSLINKSSEPWTINAGIPFRKIKDRSKEILKLEEQFIKEVGEKCVNQSK; encoded by the coding sequence ATGAATAACAGTTTTTATTCTAAAGAAGAACTAATTGGTTTGGGATTTTGTGAGATCGGAAGTAATGTACTTATTAGTAAAAAGGCTAGCATATATAATGCAAGCAAAATTTCTATTGGAAATAATGTAAGGATTGATGACTTTTGTATACTAAGCGGGACAATATCAATAGGAAATTTCATTCACATTGCTGCCTATTCGGCATTATACGGAGGGGAATGTGGAATTGAAATTAATGATTATTCTAATATATCTTCAAAAAACTCTATTTATGCAATAAGTGACGACTACTCTGGTATGTCAATGACAAATCCAATGATTCCTGATAAGTATAAAAAAATCTATGGAGAAAAGGTTGTTTTTGAAAAACATGTAATAATTGGATCAAGTTGTGTTGTTTTGCCAGGGGTAGTACTAGGTGAAGGCAGTTCATTTGGAGCAATGTCTCTGATAAATAAAAGTTCGGAACCTTGGACAATAAATGCAGGAATACCCTTCAGAAAAATTAAAGATAGAAGTAAAGAAATACTGAAGCTTGAAGAACAATTTATTAAGGAGGTAGGTGAAAAATGCGTAAACCAATCCAAGTAA